The following proteins are encoded in a genomic region of Cyclonatronum proteinivorum:
- a CDS encoding tRNA-queuosine alpha-mannosyltransferase domain-containing protein — MNILYLEPYSGGSHKAFMKGFCDYSRHQVFPVSLSDISWKWRMSGGAVSLAEETRSVSEPIDLILASSMTNLPAFIALTNPRFAHTPCVMYMHENQLTMPLPLGEDRDETYCYINYLSALVADELWFNSRFHYDAFFGALPLFLKKYSDRRYLELADTLKEKSKVVHPGLHLRELENAAAPSPTKRAPVIVWNQRWEYDRNPEMFNRIISRLDDSECDFDLILAGEQLHNESPDLRSLRDRFGDRILHYGYVSDQEKYASLLRQGDIVLSTSRYEFFCTALMEAVYCGCHPMVPRDLTYTELIPESLHEPLLHAPVFYEDEDDLYKKMRRLLLGRVKLLPKRTLKNINRHLDWARHGKKIDDLLTKVQKRNAAV, encoded by the coding sequence ATGAATATCCTCTATCTTGAACCTTACAGCGGCGGCTCACATAAAGCTTTCATGAAGGGATTTTGCGACTATTCGCGTCATCAGGTTTTCCCGGTGAGCCTGAGTGATATTTCCTGGAAATGGCGCATGAGCGGCGGAGCCGTCAGTCTGGCTGAAGAAACCCGCAGCGTAAGCGAGCCGATTGATCTTATTTTGGCGAGCTCCATGACCAACCTGCCGGCATTCATCGCCCTCACCAACCCGCGGTTTGCGCATACGCCCTGCGTGATGTATATGCATGAAAATCAGCTTACCATGCCGCTGCCGCTGGGCGAAGACCGGGATGAAACCTACTGCTACATCAACTACCTGAGTGCGCTTGTGGCCGATGAGCTCTGGTTCAATTCGCGTTTTCACTATGACGCTTTCTTTGGCGCGCTGCCCCTGTTTCTCAAAAAATACTCTGATCGCCGCTATCTTGAACTCGCTGATACGCTCAAAGAAAAGAGCAAAGTTGTTCACCCCGGGCTGCATTTGCGGGAGCTCGAAAATGCAGCGGCGCCGTCTCCAACGAAACGCGCGCCGGTCATTGTCTGGAATCAGCGGTGGGAGTATGACCGCAATCCGGAGATGTTCAACCGTATCATCAGCCGGCTTGATGATTCCGAATGCGACTTCGATCTGATCCTGGCCGGAGAACAGCTTCACAATGAAAGTCCGGATTTGCGGAGTCTGCGGGATCGCTTTGGCGACCGGATTCTGCACTATGGTTATGTCTCGGATCAGGAAAAATACGCGAGCCTGCTCAGGCAGGGCGACATTGTGCTGTCCACTTCCCGTTACGAATTCTTCTGTACCGCGCTGATGGAAGCGGTGTACTGCGGCTGTCATCCCATGGTACCCCGCGACCTCACCTATACCGAGCTTATACCGGAGAGCCTGCATGAGCCCCTGCTTCACGCGCCTGTTTTTTATGAAGATGAAGACGACCTCTATAAAAAAATGCGCCGCCTGCTGCTTGGGCGCGTCAAACTTCTTCCCAAAAGAACGCTTAAAAACATAAACCGCCATCTCGACTGGGCGCGGCACGGCAAAAAAATCGACGACTTACTGACGAAGGTTCAAAAACGAAACGCTGCCGTTTAA
- a CDS encoding peroxiredoxin, with translation MVILKGDKAPDFTLKNSDGEDVSLSGFAGKKNVVVLFFPLAFSSVCTDELCQVRDSLKQFESLDAEVLAISVDSFFTLKEFKKAQGYNFQLLSDFNKETAKAYGCLYDEFFGMHGVAKRSAFAVDKEGVVQYAEVLEKASDIPDFEKVKAALA, from the coding sequence ATGGTTATCCTAAAAGGAGATAAAGCGCCCGATTTTACCCTCAAAAATTCAGACGGTGAAGATGTTAGTCTTTCCGGCTTTGCCGGCAAAAAAAATGTAGTTGTTCTCTTCTTCCCGCTTGCTTTTTCATCTGTGTGCACGGACGAATTATGTCAGGTACGCGACAGCCTCAAGCAATTTGAATCTCTCGACGCTGAAGTTCTTGCCATCAGCGTTGACAGTTTTTTCACACTGAAGGAATTCAAAAAAGCACAGGGCTATAACTTTCAGCTCCTGAGCGATTTCAATAAAGAGACCGCCAAAGCTTATGGCTGCCTGTATGATGAGTTCTTCGGCATGCACGGGGTCGCGAAGCGTTCCGCCTTTGCTGTTGATAAAGAAGGTGTGGTGCAGTACGCTGAAGTCCTCGAAAAAGCTTCTGACATTCCTGATTTCGAAAAAGTTAAAGCTGCACTTGCCTGA
- a CDS encoding NuoI/complex I 23 kDa subunit family protein, which translates to MIDYTQNLDQPVRNALTDNHQNERKLTFLERLYIPEILKGMAYTFKQMFKPDVTMRYPEERWDPPAIFRGRPVLVKDNGKERCVACGLCARACPPLAISMQAAETDDEKERFPDFFEINMLRCIYCGFCEEVCPEEAIVMSKDYDLVYHSRGDAIYDKERLLVDKEDLKDRLDFLKQYKNRQFGQFWNFKEENNIHSVRNRDENWDTGLSLVDMLEAKNKESKN; encoded by the coding sequence ATGATTGACTACACACAAAATCTCGACCAGCCGGTTCGCAATGCGTTAACGGACAATCATCAGAACGAGCGCAAACTTACTTTCTTAGAGCGTCTCTACATTCCGGAAATCCTTAAAGGGATGGCTTACACCTTTAAGCAAATGTTCAAACCGGATGTGACCATGCGCTATCCCGAAGAACGCTGGGATCCGCCTGCCATCTTCAGAGGGCGTCCTGTTCTCGTAAAAGACAATGGCAAAGAGCGCTGTGTAGCATGCGGGTTATGTGCCCGTGCGTGTCCGCCGCTCGCGATCAGCATGCAGGCTGCCGAAACTGACGATGAGAAAGAGCGTTTCCCCGATTTCTTCGAAATTAACATGCTCCGCTGTATCTACTGTGGATTCTGTGAGGAAGTCTGCCCGGAAGAAGCCATCGTAATGAGTAAAGATTACGATCTCGTCTATCACTCAAGAGGCGACGCTATTTACGACAAGGAAAGACTGCTCGTTGATAAGGAAGATCTCAAAGACCGCCTCGACTTCCTCAAACAATACAAAAACAGACAGTTTGGTCAGTTCTGGAATTTTAAAGAGGAAAACAATATTCACTCCGTCCGCAACCGAGACGAAAACTGGGATACCGGTCTTTCGCTCGTTGATATGCTGGAGGCCAAAAACAAAGAATCTAAAAACTGA
- the der gene encoding ribosome biogenesis GTPase Der encodes MLPVVSIVGRPNVGKSTLFNRLIGQRRAIVHDFSGVTRDRHYGNSFWNDTDFTVIDTGGYVPQDEDVFLTAIREQVHLAMDESDAILFVVDVETGITDLDNAMAQILRAQKKPVYLVVNKADNEERRWNTAEFYSLGFDQLFPVSSVNGSGTGDLLDALVRDLPEPTPVADDTYPKLAIIGRPNVGKSSYVNALLNHDRSIVTDVAGTTRDTINSTYEYEGRKYLLMDTAGLRKRTKVKENIEFYSTVRTMRSLMECDVAILLIDATQGLEAQDVRVLAEAERFNKGIIMVINKWDLLEKESNTFRDYVKEIREKVRMLSYVPVVSISALNRKRIYDVLPLVDRVLENRKRKISTSQLNQFLEQIKIERPLPYVRGHQLKMNYATQVKQNPPVFAFFMNKPKELPVNYRRYIENKIRDTFDFEGVPITMVFKEK; translated from the coding sequence ATGCTACCCGTAGTTTCCATTGTTGGCCGGCCCAATGTCGGCAAATCGACTTTATTTAACCGATTGATCGGGCAGCGCAGAGCGATTGTGCATGACTTTTCCGGCGTAACCCGCGACCGGCATTACGGCAACTCCTTCTGGAATGATACTGATTTCACGGTGATCGATACGGGCGGCTATGTGCCACAGGATGAAGATGTTTTTCTTACAGCCATCCGCGAACAGGTACACCTTGCGATGGATGAATCTGACGCCATTCTTTTTGTTGTAGATGTGGAAACCGGGATAACGGATCTTGACAATGCAATGGCTCAGATTCTGCGCGCTCAAAAAAAGCCGGTGTATCTCGTTGTGAACAAGGCCGATAATGAAGAGCGCCGCTGGAATACCGCCGAATTTTACAGTCTTGGCTTTGATCAGCTCTTTCCCGTTTCATCCGTAAACGGATCCGGAACCGGTGACCTGCTTGACGCGCTCGTTCGGGACCTGCCCGAACCCACACCTGTTGCCGATGACACCTACCCAAAACTTGCGATCATCGGGCGTCCGAATGTGGGTAAATCCAGCTATGTGAATGCCCTGCTGAACCACGACCGCTCCATTGTAACGGACGTAGCCGGTACTACCCGCGATACCATCAACAGTACCTACGAATATGAGGGGCGCAAATATTTGTTGATGGATACCGCAGGCCTGAGAAAGCGCACCAAGGTAAAAGAGAATATCGAGTTCTACAGTACCGTAAGAACCATGCGCAGCCTGATGGAGTGCGATGTCGCCATACTGCTGATTGACGCGACGCAGGGCCTTGAGGCGCAGGATGTACGCGTGCTTGCCGAAGCCGAGCGCTTCAACAAGGGGATTATTATGGTCATCAATAAATGGGACCTGCTCGAGAAGGAATCCAACACCTTTCGCGATTACGTGAAAGAGATACGCGAAAAAGTGCGCATGCTCAGCTATGTGCCTGTTGTGTCCATCTCCGCGCTCAACCGGAAGCGTATTTATGATGTGCTTCCGCTGGTTGACAGGGTACTGGAAAACCGCAAGCGCAAAATATCGACGTCGCAGCTCAATCAGTTTTTGGAGCAAATCAAGATAGAGCGGCCGCTGCCCTATGTGAGGGGGCATCAGCTCAAAATGAACTATGCGACACAGGTGAAACAAAATCCCCCGGTTTTTGCTTTTTTCATGAACAAACCGAAAGAATTACCTGTTAATTACCGCAGATACATCGAAAATAAAATCCGGGATACCTTCGATTTTGAAGGGGTTCCCATCACCATGGTTTTTAAAGAGAAATGA
- a CDS encoding ATP-dependent helicase → MKKFILKKEAQREPAYSIDYAALLNEAQLQAVMHEGGPALVIAGAGTGKTRTLIYRVARLIEAGADPSKILLLTFTRRAAREMLDRASSVLDERCRKVRGGTFHFYCSQLLHQYHEHIGFPQNFTIIDTADAQDILQMLRAEFRFDKLKTRFPKKSTLQNIISAAINKQLSLYEVVERGYDQFLNHIERIEELASAYRQYKEQHRVMDFDDLLVRTVELLQNEEVLQLVRGRHQYVLVDEYQDTNAIQAELVRLFTPASGKVMVVGDDAQSIYRFRGADHKNIMRFPELFEGSTRITLEENYRSTGNILRVANKVLEQARDKFEKKLFTKREDGELPALVKTADTREQSRFVVQMIMNLREQELSLGDMAVLFRNGRDSFDLEIELNRRKIPFIKYGGQKFSEAAHIKDVLAHLRVIVNPDDALAWNRILTLIEGIGPKTAADLLNWLATAGNPYELAASGLVSEKFKAGLLGLSQLLIDLKKNELSPAEALAQIHAYYKPVCEKKFDDHPKRLKDLEAFEAIAVNYRDYPQLLEELALDPIEATAVDTLAGREDETPLVLSTIHSAKGLEWAHVFLIQCLDGVIPSGFSVDEPEELDEELRLLYVAVTRAQDMLYISYPILQHSNFGDVFTKPSRFLAEMGESLLEPWLLVDESELPQTQLPEASAAAPDTPLQLGDGTQAEVTEE, encoded by the coding sequence ATGAAAAAATTCATCCTAAAAAAAGAAGCACAGCGGGAGCCAGCCTACAGTATTGATTATGCTGCCCTGCTTAATGAAGCGCAGCTGCAGGCCGTTATGCACGAGGGCGGCCCTGCGCTCGTAATTGCCGGTGCGGGAACCGGCAAAACCCGCACCCTTATTTACCGGGTTGCACGCCTTATCGAAGCCGGTGCAGATCCATCCAAAATACTGCTGCTCACCTTTACCCGACGCGCAGCGCGGGAAATGCTCGACCGTGCTTCCTCGGTACTTGATGAGCGCTGCCGGAAAGTGCGCGGCGGCACCTTTCATTTTTATTGCAGTCAGCTGCTTCATCAGTATCATGAACACATTGGCTTTCCCCAGAACTTCACCATCATTGATACCGCCGACGCGCAGGATATTCTGCAAATGCTGCGCGCAGAGTTTCGCTTCGATAAGCTGAAAACAAGATTTCCCAAAAAAAGTACGCTTCAGAACATCATCAGCGCCGCCATCAACAAACAGCTCAGCCTGTATGAAGTTGTGGAGCGCGGGTACGATCAGTTTTTGAATCACATCGAGCGCATTGAAGAATTGGCGTCGGCTTACCGGCAGTACAAGGAACAACACCGGGTGATGGATTTTGATGACCTGCTCGTTCGTACGGTTGAGCTGCTTCAGAATGAGGAGGTGCTGCAGCTTGTGCGCGGACGACATCAGTACGTGCTTGTTGATGAGTATCAGGATACCAACGCCATTCAGGCCGAGCTTGTGCGTTTGTTTACGCCTGCGAGCGGCAAGGTGATGGTAGTTGGCGACGACGCCCAAAGTATTTACCGTTTCAGGGGCGCGGACCATAAAAACATCATGCGCTTCCCCGAACTTTTTGAAGGCAGCACGCGCATTACGCTGGAGGAAAATTACCGGTCAACCGGTAACATTCTGCGCGTGGCTAACAAGGTGCTGGAACAGGCCCGGGATAAATTCGAAAAAAAGCTGTTCACCAAACGGGAAGATGGGGAGCTGCCGGCGCTCGTCAAAACAGCTGATACCCGGGAACAGTCCCGCTTTGTGGTGCAGATGATTATGAACCTGCGCGAACAGGAGCTGAGCCTGGGCGATATGGCCGTGCTTTTCCGCAACGGAAGGGATTCGTTTGATCTCGAAATTGAGCTCAACCGGCGCAAAATTCCCTTCATTAAGTACGGGGGACAAAAGTTTTCGGAAGCCGCGCACATCAAAGACGTGCTTGCACACCTTCGCGTAATTGTAAACCCCGATGACGCCCTGGCGTGGAACAGAATTCTCACGCTAATTGAAGGTATTGGTCCCAAGACAGCCGCAGACCTGCTGAACTGGCTCGCTACGGCAGGCAACCCGTATGAACTCGCTGCGAGCGGGCTTGTAAGTGAAAAATTCAAAGCCGGGCTGCTGGGTTTAAGTCAGCTGCTTATTGATCTGAAGAAAAATGAGCTTAGCCCTGCCGAAGCACTTGCGCAGATTCACGCCTACTACAAGCCGGTTTGCGAGAAAAAGTTTGATGATCATCCGAAGCGGCTCAAAGACCTTGAGGCTTTCGAAGCCATTGCCGTGAATTACCGGGATTACCCGCAGCTGCTGGAAGAACTCGCCCTTGATCCGATTGAGGCTACAGCCGTTGATACCCTTGCAGGCAGGGAAGACGAGACGCCGCTTGTGCTATCGACCATACACTCTGCCAAAGGCCTGGAGTGGGCGCACGTCTTTTTGATTCAGTGCCTTGACGGGGTGATTCCTTCAGGTTTTTCCGTTGATGAACCCGAAGAGCTTGATGAGGAACTTCGTTTGCTGTATGTAGCCGTGACAAGGGCGCAGGATATGCTGTATATCAGCTACCCCATACTGCAGCACAGTAATTTTGGGGATGTGTTTACCAAGCCATCCCGCTTTCTGGCTGAAATGGGAGAATCGCTGCTTGAACCCTGGCTGCTTGTGGATGAATCAGAGCTGCCGCAGACACAGCTGCCGGAAGCTTCCGCCGCGGCGCCTGACACACCGCTGCAGCTTGGAGACGGAACTCAGGCGGAGGTTACGGAGGAGTGA